One genomic segment of Coffea arabica cultivar ET-39 chromosome 6e, Coffea Arabica ET-39 HiFi, whole genome shotgun sequence includes these proteins:
- the LOC140009567 gene encoding BURP domain protein USPL1-like, whose translation MDSKGLACWNLLFHLLIVLGTCDFVPVDGTNAIRHQRMDVNNPQRNSKRDHVAHVQEKMSMHDHSHSSSHGMHQMDPTTTVFFVFDDLKLGKTMSILFPDGDPSPLSSPYLWPREQADPIPFSLAKLPQILQHFSFPQGSRKAQVMEDTLRACETKPIKGESKACATSYESLVDFARMILGLNTDIEVLSTHHLAKSNAARLQNYTITEAPERISNPKMVSCHTMPYPFIVFYCHYQQGDNRLYRTVLSGENGDKVEAIAICHMDTSQWNRDHVSFQMLGIEPGTAPVCHFFPAENFVLVPSTSSI comes from the exons ATGGATTCCAAAGGACTTGCTTGTTGGAATCTCCTCTTTCATCTGTTAATTGTTCTG GGAACTTGTGATTTTGTCCCCGTTGATGGTACTAATGCAATCAGGCATCAGCGCATGGATGTCAATAATCCTCAGAGAAATAGCAAGAGAGATCATGTTGCTCACGTCCAAGAAAAGATGTCAATGCATGATCATTCTCACTCCTCATCCCACGGGATGCATCAGATGGATCCAACTACAACCGTGTTTTTCGTTTTTGATGATCTCAAGTTAGGCAAAACAATGAGTATCCTTTTCCCTGACGGAGATCCTAGTCCTTTGTCCTCTCCTTATCTCTGGCCTAGAGAACAAGCCGATCCTATCCCCTTTTCATTGGCAAAACTCCCACAAATTCTTCAACACTTTTCATTCCCTCAAGGATCTCGCAAGGCCCAAGTGATGGAAGATACACTCCGAGCATGCGAGACTAAGCCTATCAAGGGAGAATCCAAGGCTTGTGCCACATCCTACGAGTCATTGGTAGATTTTGCACGAATGATCTTGGGATTGAATACCGATATTGAAGTTTTATCAACGCATCACCTCGCAAAATCTAATGCTGCTAGATTACAGAACTATACAATCACAGAAGCTCCTGAACGAATTTCAAATCCAAAGATGGTCAGCTGTCACACCATGCCATATCCTTTCATAGTTTTCTATTGCCACTATCAGCAGGGCGATAATCGTTTATACAGGACTGTTCTATCTGGAGAGAATGGTGATAAGGTTGAAGCTATTGCAATTTGTCACATGGATACCTCTCAATGGAACCGTGATCATGTTTCCTTCCAAATGCTTGGTATCGAACCTGGCACAGCCCCTGTTTGCCATTTTTTCCCTGCAGAGAACTTTGTATTGGTTCCATCTACTTCTTCAATCTAG